From the Terriglobia bacterium genome, the window GTGATGGGCCTGATCTGTCTGCTGATCGTTTATCCGCTGTCGGCGCGGCTTTCGCGGAAGATCTCGAGGCCGATCTACGACCTGGCGTGGATCGCGCGGCTCGTCGCTTCTGGCAAGAACTATTCACTGCGTTCACCGGATTTGGGGGGTGAAGAGCTCGGGCAGCTCGGCGCGGATTTCAATTACATGCTGGAGGAGATGGAACGGCGCGACGCGGCGCTCCGCGAAATCCGGGACTCGCTGGAAGTCCGCGTGGCGGAGCGCACGGCGGCGCTGCGGGAAGCGGAAGAGAAATACCGCGGCATTTTTGAAGATGCGATCGTGGGCATCTTTCAAACCACGCCGGATGGAAGATACCTCAGTGCGAATTCCGCGCTGGCGCGACTGTACGGCTTTGATTCGCCGCAGGATCTGATGGCCACCCGCATGGACATCGGTGGCCAGGGGTACGTCGATCCGCGGCGGCGCGAAGAGTTCAAGCAGTTGATGGAAGTGCAGAGGATTGTGGAGGGTTTTGAATACGAGGTGATTCGCAAGGACGGCAGCAGGATCTGGTTTTCCGAGAATGCGCGCGCCGTCTGCGATGCCGGCGGTGCCTTGGCCTACTACGTGGGAACCGTCGAGGACATCACCGCCCGCAGGCGAGCGGAGGAGGATTTGCGGGAGCGAACGACCTTCCTGAATACGCTGATTACGGAGAATCCCATCGGCATCGTGGTCGCGAATGCGCAGGGTGCCATTGAGATGGCCAATCCGGCTTTCCGGAAGCTCTTCGGCTACGAAAACGAAGAGCTGAGCGGGAGGTTGCTGGACGCCCTGGTGGCGCCGGGAGAACTGCGGAAAGAGGCGGATGAAATTACAGGCACCGTTCTGACGGGAAAACCATTCCACTCCACAATACAGCGCCGGAGAAAGGATGGGCAGCTGGTGGACGTGGAGGCCTACGGGGTGCCGCTGGTTGTGAACGGAGTCAGCCGTGGGCAGTTCGGGATGTACAAGGACATCCGGCAGCAAGTGGCCGCAGAAAAGGCGCTGCGGCAGAGCGAAGAGCTTTTCCGGACACTCAGTGCTGCGGCGCCGGTGGGCATTATCCGGATGGACGCAAAGGGGCATTTGCTCTACGCAAATGACCGAATCGTCGAGATGGTGGGGCGCCCGCGCGAAGAAGGCCTAGGTTCCGGGTGGCTCGAATCCGTGCATCCGGAGGATCGCGAGAGGGTCGCGAACATCTGGCCAAGAGTTGCCGAATCGCGCGGAATCCTGCAAGACACTTCCCGGTATGTGAACAGCAGAGGCGAAATTGGCTGGGTGGATGCCTACCTGAAGGCCTTGTTTGCCGAGGACGGCGCTCTCGAGGGCTTCATTGTAATGCTTCAGGAAGTGACGGAGCGCCGCCAGGCGGAGGAACAGCTGCGGGAACGCACCGCCTACCTGGACACTTTGATCACGTCGAATCCCCTGGCGATCGTCGTCACGGACGCACGCGGGGAAATCGAGATGAGTAACGCCGCCTTCCACAAACTTTTCGGTTACGAGAAGGACGAAGTGCAGGGGAAATCCCTGGACGATCTGGTGGCGCCGGGAATCTTGCGGGAGAAGGCCGGGCAGCTCACCGGTGCGGTGCTTGCGGGGCAAACGGTGCACGCCAGACTGCCGCGGCGGAGAAAAGACGGGCAGCTCGTCGACGTAGAAGCGTACGGCGTTCCGCTCGTTTTGGACGGAGAAATGCACGGGCAGTTCTCCATCTATAAGGATATTACGCAGCAGGCGGCCGCGGAAAAGGCGCTGCGGCAGAGCGAAGAGCTTTTCCGGACGCTCAGTGCCGCGGCGCCGGTAGGCATTTTTCGCACCGATGAGGACGGCCATTGCATTTACCTCAATGAGCGGCTGCGCGAGATGATGGGCCTGAGCCTGGAAGAGGCTCTGGGGCACGGCTGGGAGAAGTCGATTCATCTCGAGGACCGCGAGCGGATCGCCCGCCGCGTCAGCGGTACCCCGGGACAAGACACGGTTGCGCTGGAGGCGCACCGCTACCGCACGCCCGACGGAAGAGAAGGCTGGGCAGAAGGCTACATGAAGGCGCTTTTCGCGGAAGACGGCTTGAGCAGCGGATATGTGGGGATCGTGCAGGATGTTACCGAGCGGCGCCAAGCCGAGAAAGAACTGCGCGAAGCGAAGGAGGCGGCGGAGGCGGCGAACCGCGCCAAGAGCGATTTTCTCGCGCACATGAGTCACGAGATTCGCACGCCGATGAACGGCATCCTGGGGATGACGGAGCTCGCGCTGGAGACGGATCTTTCCAGCGAACAGCACGATTACCTGAGCATGGTGAAGTCTTCCGCGGACGCACTCCTGAATATCATCAACGACATTCTGGATTTTTCGAAGATCGAGGCCGGCAAGATCGAACTCGAGCACATCCCTTTCTCGCTGCACGAGTGCATCGAGGACGCCCTCCAGCCGCTGAGCATCCGCGCCCAGGAAAAGGGACTGGACCTCGGCTGGGAAGTGGGGGCGGAAATCCCCGACGAGATGGTCGGGGATCCGACGCGCTTGCGCCAGGTGCTCTTGAACCTGGCGGGAAACGGGGTGAAATTTACGAAGCGCGGAGAAGTGAGCATTCAGGCGCAACTGGTTGTAAACGATCCGAATGGCCTGGCCGTGAAGTTCACGGTAGCGGATACCGGCGTGGGCATCCTGCCCGAAAAGCAGAGAAAAGTATTCGAAGCGTTTGCGCAGGCCGATATGTCCACCACCCGGGAGTATGGCGGGACGGGGCTGGGGCTGTCGATTTCCACGCGGTTGGTCCATCTGATGGGGGGCAAGATTGAGGTCGAGAGCGAGCCGGGGAAGGGGAGCCGGTTTTTCTTTACCGCGCATTTCGGGAAAACATGCAACCGGGCGCGGACGGGGTCCTGCACTCCGGATGAGGCCATCCTCCCCGGAAAACGAGTTCTTGCCGCGGACGATTCCGCGGTCAACCGGAGGCTGCTGGAGCAATTGTTCAAGCGCTGGAAGATGGATGCGCGTCTCGCGGAGAGCGGCAGGGAGGCACTCGAACTCTTCCGCCAGGCGGAAGAAGAGGGTGCGCCCTTCGACGTCTGCGTGCTGGATTTTCACATGCCGGGAATGGACGGGCTCCAACTGGCCGCACGCATTCGGGAAATCGCCCGGAACAAACCACCCGTCTTGCTCATGTTGGCGTCATCGGACCTTTCCGGCGTGCGGCGCGAATGTGAGCAAGCCGGAATCCAGTACACGATGTGCAAGCCGATTCGCATGTGCGTACTGTGCACGGCATTGAATGACGCGCTCCGGCCGCGTTTGCCGGAGCAACGTTTGCCAACGGGGAAGAGCCATGTCGCCGCCGGCAGCGGTCTGCGAATCCTTCTGGTCGAAGACAATCCTGTGAATCAGAAGCTTGCTGTGCGCATCCTGGAGAAATCCGGACATCGCGTCGCGGTGGCGAATAACGGCCGCGAGGCCGTGGCGCGAACTGCGGCAGAGGAGTTCGATCTGGTGCTGATGGACATGCAAATGCCCGTCATGGGCGGCTTGGAAGCCACCCAGCGCATCCGCGAGCGGGAACAACGCAGCGGCTTGCATGTGCCGATCGTGGCCATGACCGCGCATGTCCTGAAGAAAGACAAAGAGCGGTGCCGGGAGGCAGGAATGGACGGATACACTTCGAAACCCATCCGGCCGATGGATATGGAGGCCGAAATGAGGCGCGTACTCGAGGCGGTCGACCCGCGCGCACCCGGGACGGGGCATCCAGGCGACTCCGTCAATGCGGGAGATCTGCTCGACCGTGTGGATGGCGACCGCGCCCTGGTCGCAGATCTGTTGGGGATGTTCCGCCAGGACTATCCGAAGCATCTGCAGGCGCTGCGCGATGCGCAGGCGCGGGGCGCCGCGGAGGAGATCGAGAGCGGCGGGCACGCGCTGAAGGGCATGCTGGCGAATCTGGCCGCACAGAAGGCCTGCAAGCTTGCTGCGGAGCTTGAAGAGATGGGGAAGCGCCGGGAGACCAGCGGGGCCGCGGCGGCCCTTGCCGCACTGGAGCAGGAACTGCGGCGGGTGGAGACGGCGCTGGAGTTCTTGGCGCAGGGGGTGCAGGTTGAAAATTCTCGTAGCCGATGACGACATGATCTCCCGCCGGATGATGGAGTCCGCGCTGGGCGCGGAGGGGTATGAAGTGGTGACCGTTGTGGACGGCGAAGGCGCGGCAGCCCTGCTGTGCGCCGAGGGCGGACCGCGGCTGGCGCTGCTGGACTGGATGATGCCCGGGAAGGACGGGCCGAGCGTCTGCCACGAAGTGCGCCGCACGCGCGAACAGCCCTACGTCTATATGGTGCTGCTGACCACGCGCGACGCCAAGGCCGACATCATCGCTGGTCTGGAGGCCGGCGCGGACGACTACCTGACCAAGCCGGTCTATCCCGCGGAGCTGCGCGCGCGGCTGCGCTGCGGAAGACGCATCCTGCAGCTGGAAGACAGGCTCATCGAAGCTCGCGAGGAGATGCGCCACAAGGCTACGCACGACGCGCTCACTTCGCTCTTGAACCGCGGCTTCATCCTGGAGCTGCTGCAGCGGGAGCTGGAACGCTCTCTCCGCGTTCCCACGAGCATCGCCCTGCTGCTCGGCGATCTGGATCACTTCAAGAAGATCAACGATGAGCACGGGCATGCCGTGGGCGACGAAGTGCTGCGGGAGACGGCGCGCCGTATGGCCAGCGTGGTGCGCCCCTACGATGCCGTAGGGCGCTACGGCGGCGAGGAGTTCCTGCTGGTGCTGATGGGATGCGACGCGGAGCAGGGCAAGAAGCGCGCGGAGCACATCCGCGCGGTCATCGCCGGCCAGCCGGTGGCCACCGAACGGGGCCCCGTCCCGGTGACCATGAGCATCGGCATCGTGGCCAGCTGCGATTGGGAGCACGCCGATGCGGAGCGCCTGCTGCAGGAAGTGGACAAGGCGCTGTACCAGGCCAAGGCCGCGGGCCGCAATACCGTCGTCCTCGTCCGGCCCGACAGGCTGCCCATCCCCGCCAAGCACCCCGCCGGCTCCGCGCTCTTGCGGCGCTGAGCGACAGGAGCCGGATTGCCGCCGCAGCGGCGAGAAGGCTCAGGCGCTCTTCGGTTTCTGGCGCATCTGTTCTATCATCTGGCGTATTGCGGCGCTTGAGCCGGGCGCCTTTTTCTCGCGCCAGGCTTCCAGGCGCTTGCAGGCCTCTTCCAGGTTGGCGAAGACCGTGGGATTCTTGAAGGCCGCCCGCCAGGGGGGCACGATGTTGCGGATGCGGTCCCACACCACCCAAATCTCCCCGTTGCTTTCGAAAAAGAG encodes:
- a CDS encoding diguanylate cyclase — encoded protein: MISRRMMESALGAEGYEVVTVVDGEGAAALLCAEGGPRLALLDWMMPGKDGPSVCHEVRRTREQPYVYMVLLTTRDAKADIIAGLEAGADDYLTKPVYPAELRARLRCGRRILQLEDRLIEAREEMRHKATHDALTSLLNRGFILELLQRELERSLRVPTSIALLLGDLDHFKKINDEHGHAVGDEVLRETARRMASVVRPYDAVGRYGGEEFLLVLMGCDAEQGKKRAEHIRAVIAGQPVATERGPVPVTMSIGIVASCDWEHADAERLLQEVDKALYQAKAAGRNTVVLVRPDRLPIPAKHPAGSALLRR
- a CDS encoding PAS domain S-box protein, encoding MLNLRKLSLRRSLLLHSLFTGGLGVVLVCAGFLVYDLQQYRVKKVSGLRSTADMVRANSDAALLFDDPDAGAELLSALRTQPEIRAAALYHSDGQLLASYLRKDLTGKRTLPMQPAEGVEWGRDSVMIWQTVYVEAKPVGTLYLEADNSDLREAVVLYIWTAGVMGLICLLIVYPLSARLSRKISRPIYDLAWIARLVASGKNYSLRSPDLGGEELGQLGADFNYMLEEMERRDAALREIRDSLEVRVAERTAALREAEEKYRGIFEDAIVGIFQTTPDGRYLSANSALARLYGFDSPQDLMATRMDIGGQGYVDPRRREEFKQLMEVQRIVEGFEYEVIRKDGSRIWFSENARAVCDAGGALAYYVGTVEDITARRRAEEDLRERTTFLNTLITENPIGIVVANAQGAIEMANPAFRKLFGYENEELSGRLLDALVAPGELRKEADEITGTVLTGKPFHSTIQRRRKDGQLVDVEAYGVPLVVNGVSRGQFGMYKDIRQQVAAEKALRQSEELFRTLSAAAPVGIIRMDAKGHLLYANDRIVEMVGRPREEGLGSGWLESVHPEDRERVANIWPRVAESRGILQDTSRYVNSRGEIGWVDAYLKALFAEDGALEGFIVMLQEVTERRQAEEQLRERTAYLDTLITSNPLAIVVTDARGEIEMSNAAFHKLFGYEKDEVQGKSLDDLVAPGILREKAGQLTGAVLAGQTVHARLPRRRKDGQLVDVEAYGVPLVLDGEMHGQFSIYKDITQQAAAEKALRQSEELFRTLSAAAPVGIFRTDEDGHCIYLNERLREMMGLSLEEALGHGWEKSIHLEDRERIARRVSGTPGQDTVALEAHRYRTPDGREGWAEGYMKALFAEDGLSSGYVGIVQDVTERRQAEKELREAKEAAEAANRAKSDFLAHMSHEIRTPMNGILGMTELALETDLSSEQHDYLSMVKSSADALLNIINDILDFSKIEAGKIELEHIPFSLHECIEDALQPLSIRAQEKGLDLGWEVGAEIPDEMVGDPTRLRQVLLNLAGNGVKFTKRGEVSIQAQLVVNDPNGLAVKFTVADTGVGILPEKQRKVFEAFAQADMSTTREYGGTGLGLSISTRLVHLMGGKIEVESEPGKGSRFFFTAHFGKTCNRARTGSCTPDEAILPGKRVLAADDSAVNRRLLEQLFKRWKMDARLAESGREALELFRQAEEEGAPFDVCVLDFHMPGMDGLQLAARIREIARNKPPVLLMLASSDLSGVRRECEQAGIQYTMCKPIRMCVLCTALNDALRPRLPEQRLPTGKSHVAAGSGLRILLVEDNPVNQKLAVRILEKSGHRVAVANNGREAVARTAAEEFDLVLMDMQMPVMGGLEATQRIREREQRSGLHVPIVAMTAHVLKKDKERCREAGMDGYTSKPIRPMDMEAEMRRVLEAVDPRAPGTGHPGDSVNAGDLLDRVDGDRALVADLLGMFRQDYPKHLQALRDAQARGAAEEIESGGHALKGMLANLAAQKACKLAAELEEMGKRRETSGAAAALAALEQELRRVETALEFLAQGVQVENSRSR